The genomic DNA ATGCGGGCCATCGCCGACATGGCGGACATCCACTACGTCCGCCAGGGTGAGGCGAAAGGTCTTGGGCATGCCGTCGGCGTGGCCCGCCAGCACGTGGGCAACGAGCCGTTCGCGGTGATGCTGGGCGACGACATCATGCACGACCAGAGCGACGTCCTCGAGCAGATGCTCAACGTGCACGGCCGGTACGGCCGCTCGGTCGTCGCCCTCAAGGAGGTACCCCGGCGCGAGATCGCGTTCTACGGCTGCGCCCGGCCCGAGGCCGTCGAGGAGAGCCTCGTGCGTCTCCTCGAGGTCGTCGAGAAGCCCGCCCCCGAAGATGCGCCGTCGAACCTGGCCGTGATGGGTCGCTACGTGTTCACCCCGGAGATCTTCGACGCCATCGACAACGTCGGGCCGGGCGCCGGCGGGGAGCTGCAGCTCACCGACGCCATCGGCTTGCTGCTGAAGGAGCAGACGGTCTACGGGTACGTCTTCGAGGAGGGCCGCTACGACATCGGCAACAAGCTCGACTACCTGCGGGCCACCGTCGAGCTGGCACTGGACCGCGACGACATAGGGCCCGAGTTCCGCTCGTTCCTCGCCGATCTGGTGGAACGCAAGAAGCTCATCTGAGGATGCCCCTCGTCGACGTCGCGTCGGCCCGCGCACTCATCCTCGACGCCTGCCCCCGCCTCCCGGCCGTCACGGTGCCGCTCGGCGAGGCCCTCGGCATGG from Acidimicrobiales bacterium includes the following:
- the galU gene encoding UTP--glucose-1-phosphate uridylyltransferase GalU, which produces MTRPVRKVVIPAAGLGTRFLPATKSQPKEMLPVVDKPAIQYVVEEAVRAGIRDVLIITGRGKRSIEDHFDRSFELEAELSSKKKHEQLAEMRAIADMADIHYVRQGEAKGLGHAVGVARQHVGNEPFAVMLGDDIMHDQSDVLEQMLNVHGRYGRSVVALKEVPRREIAFYGCARPEAVEESLVRLLEVVEKPAPEDAPSNLAVMGRYVFTPEIFDAIDNVGPGAGGELQLTDAIGLLLKEQTVYGYVFEEGRYDIGNKLDYLRATVELALDRDDIGPEFRSFLADLVERKKLI